The Halopelagius inordinatus genomic interval TCTCCCCGGGCGCAGTAGACGTGCAGGTCTATCCCTCCGAGGACGGAGGCGAAGACACGACCGGTACCGAAAACGAGACGACCACTGCCGCCGCCGAAGACGAGACGACGACGGAAGCCGGTACCGCGGCCGAGGACGAGACGACGACGGAATCCGGCGGTCTCGGCGACGAGACGACGGAGGCCGGTGCCACGGCCGAGAACGAGACGGGCACCGGGACGGAGATGGAGACCGAGACGGAGATGGAGACCGAGACCGAGACGGAGTCCACGGGGGAGATGCCCTCGGGCGACCCGGTCATAGACGAGACGGTCACCGTCGAGGGCGGCCAGAGCTACACCGTCGCGGCCATCAACCAACTCGACGACATCGAGGCTCTCGTCCTCGAAGACGAACCCGAAGACGACGGAAGCGAGGACGACGAGGGCTCGGACACCGCGATGGTCCGCGCAGTCCACCTCTCTCCCGACGCGCCGACGGTCAAGGTGCGAGCCGACAGCCACGTCGTCGCCGGTGCCATCGAATACGAGGAAGCGAGCGACTACGCCGACGTCCAGACCGGAAACACCCAGGTCGAGGTGCTCCCGACCGGTTCGGCCGACCCCGTCAGCACCGCGGCCTACGAGTTCGAGGCGGGCGAGCGATACAACCTCTTCCTCGTCGGAATGGTCGACCCCGAAGCCGCGACGGCGGAGGGCGGCCTCGAAACCGAGACCGACACCGAGAACGAGACGACTACGGAGTCCGGAATGGCCGCCGAGAACGAGACGACCACCGAGTCCGGAATGGGTGCCGAAAACGAGACGACCACCGAATCCGGAATGGCCGCCGAGAACGAGACGACTACGGAGTCCGAAATGGCTGCCGAGACGACCACCGAGTCCGGAATGGCCGCCGAGAACGAGACGACCACCGAGTCCGGAATGGGTGTCGAAAACGAAACGACCACCGAATCCGGAATGGCCGCCGAGAACGAGACGACCACCGAGTCCGGAATGGCCACCGAGGACTCCGAGGACCAGCCACTGCCGGAAGCGTTCCGCATCGTCGGAGTCCAAGACAGCACCGGTAGCGTCCTCGAAGAAGCAGAAGAGGAAGGGACGCCCAGCGCCGACGACCTGCTGCCCGTCGACCTCTCGGGCGACGACGGATCCGACGAGAACGCGACGACCGAGAACGGCACGACCGCCACGGAAACCGCCGAGAACGGTACGGTCGCCACGGAAACCGCCGAGAACGACACGGCTACTAACGGCACCACCACCGAAGCGAGCAACGCGACGACGACGAGCGACTGACGACGCGGCGGCGATGGGACTCCGGCGGGGTTCGAACTGCCGGCGTCTCGGAGGTTGGTGACCTCCGAAAATGGGGCATAGTGGACTCGTCCCGGCGGTGACGGTACGTCGCCGCGCGGGACGGTTCGTCCACGACGGATGTGCGGTTGACGGATTCTTCTCCTACGGCGCGCGACTCGACACAGACTGACAGAGTGCTGTCGCGCGGCGTTCGGGCGTCACAGCCCGGAGAACGGCGGCGCGCCCATTCGCCGCGGCGTCGAGTCGGAACCGTTCGAGAGCGACCGCGTCTCGTCGGGGTCGCGTGTGTGATCCAATTGTCAACACGTAGATATTCTAGACGGTAAGGAGTATCCCACAAAGAGCCTATGTGTCTCGTTATCAATCCTCTTCTTGCATGTATGGCGGAGATGTAGACGACGAAACGCAGAAAACGCCCGTAGATAGTGCTCGATTATCAACTTCTCGCCGCTCGGTTCTGAAGTCTGTCGGGATACTCGGCGGAGCGGGGCTGCTCTCGGGAATCGGCAGCGCCGAATCGTCGGGTGGCACCTCCGAGCGAACGTCGAAGTTCGACCCCAGAGAGGCGACGGCGGCCGAGATTCGAGAGCTGTACCGGACGAACCAGACGACCGTCACCGACGTCGTCGAACGGTACCTCGAACGGATACGGGCGTACGAGGAGGAACTCGGCGCGATAATCCGGGTGAACCCCCACGTGATGGACCGCGCGGCGGAACTCGACGCGGCGCTCGAATCGAACGAGCTAGTCGGGCCACTGCACGGGGTTCCGGTCCTTCTGAAAGACAACAACGACACGGCCGACATCCCCACCACGGCCGGTTCGGTGTCGATGAAAGAATCGACCCCGCCGGACGACGCGACCATCGTCTCGTGGATACGCGATGCCGGGGGGATAGTGCTCGCGAAGACGAACCTCCACGAGTTCGCGTTCGGCTACGACACGGTCAGTTCGCTCGGCGGCGTGACGCACAACCCGTACGACACTGACAGATACGCGGGCGGGTCGAGCGGTGGGACGGGCGCGGGCATCGCGGCGAGTCTCGGCGTCCTCGGGACCGGAACGGACACCGGCGGCTCCGTCCGCGTCCCCGCGGCGGCGACCGGACTCGTCGGGCTTCGCCCTTCGACTGGTCTCGTGAGCAGAGACGGCATCGTTCCGCTCGCACTCACCGAAGACACCGCGGGTCCGATGACGAGAACGGTCGCCGACGCGGCGGTTTTCACCGACGCGCTGGTCGGCTACGACCCCGCAGACCCCGAGACCGCAGAGAGCGTCGGGCGGACGCCCCACGCCGAGGGCGGGAGTTACACCGACTACCTGAACGAAGACGGCCTCGACGGCGCCCGCATCGGCGTCTACCGCGACTACGTCGGCCCGACCGAGGAGGAAGTCGACGAGGCGGACGAAGCCGTGGTCGAGGACGCAAAGGCGGTCACGGCGGTGTTCGACGACGCACTCGCGGACCTCGAACGCGCGGGCGCGACCGTCGTCGACCCGGTCGAAGCCCCGTCGTGGGAGTTCGTCTACGAGGCGAACGTCTCGTCGAGCGACGAGTTCAACCGAGACATCGACGCGTACCTCGAAGGA includes:
- a CDS encoding amidase is translated as MYGGDVDDETQKTPVDSARLSTSRRSVLKSVGILGGAGLLSGIGSAESSGGTSERTSKFDPREATAAEIRELYRTNQTTVTDVVERYLERIRAYEEELGAIIRVNPHVMDRAAELDAALESNELVGPLHGVPVLLKDNNDTADIPTTAGSVSMKESTPPDDATIVSWIRDAGGIVLAKTNLHEFAFGYDTVSSLGGVTHNPYDTDRYAGGSSGGTGAGIAASLGVLGTGTDTGGSVRVPAAATGLVGLRPSTGLVSRDGIVPLALTEDTAGPMTRTVADAAVFTDALVGYDPADPETAESVGRTPHAEGGSYTDYLNEDGLDGARIGVYRDYVGPTEEEVDEADEAVVEDAKAVTAVFDDALADLERAGATVVDPVEAPSWEFVYEANVSSSDEFNRDIDAYLEGRGDDTPDSLEAIVESDEYAPAICESIREREEVDEDALDENVDYLRGLSKRDDLQEFVLGTMAEHDLDAIVYPALRHTPPHIDSDEPWGSNAQLTPALEFPSMTVPAGLTEGSSMPVGIEFVAREYREERLFELGYAYEQESNQRRPPEGFGPVDASGEDWSAERIDSWNEAQHEEQTVARLGCGDGQ
- a CDS encoding DUF4397 domain-containing protein, whose translation is MFAFGAGAGYAQTDTETDSDGGEGVTLPPSGDTALLRALHASPDAPAVDVYVDGEQAAQGVEFGNITGYLELSPGAVDVQVYPSEDGGEDTTGTENETTTAAAEDETTTEAGTAAEDETTTESGGLGDETTEAGATAENETGTGTEMETETEMETETETESTGEMPSGDPVIDETVTVEGGQSYTVAAINQLDDIEALVLEDEPEDDGSEDDEGSDTAMVRAVHLSPDAPTVKVRADSHVVAGAIEYEEASDYADVQTGNTQVEVLPTGSADPVSTAAYEFEAGERYNLFLVGMVDPEAATAEGGLETETDTENETTTESGMAAENETTTESGMGAENETTTESGMAAENETTTESEMAAETTTESGMAAENETTTESGMGVENETTTESGMAAENETTTESGMATEDSEDQPLPEAFRIVGVQDSTGSVLEEAEEEGTPSADDLLPVDLSGDDGSDENATTENGTTATETAENGTVATETAENDTATNGTTTEASNATTTSD